One genomic segment of Mytilus trossulus isolate FHL-02 chromosome 4, PNRI_Mtr1.1.1.hap1, whole genome shotgun sequence includes these proteins:
- the LOC134716674 gene encoding uncharacterized protein K02A2.6-like — protein sequence MPTYGKLDSFDESEDWTQYVEPPAKPGTKSLADLTKLVKDHRDPVPSEIIQRFKFNSRTRHSDESVRTFIAALRSLTEHCNYGDTLNAMLRDRLVVGIKSDRIQRRLLAEPNLTFDKALEIATAMETAEKNAQDIQASGTNGTFQKQINKVSKSYTRNNSGNSKQGDCYRCGGNHLAAECRFKDAKCHSCKKKGHIAKKCRSKSDNGNLSENHREFKSRFKPRAHFMEQDETTESESENEVYSVFHFGNKSNEAYKVQINVNECEIAMEIDTGASVSIMSEDTYKEYKSKFRIEPSSAKLRTYMGEQIPVIGRAIVNVNYKKESAKLPLLIVKRKGPNLLGRDWLNKLQLDWKDIFSVVGSDNQSRDLNVILEANKEVFKDELGTEKGMKAKIYVDESAVPKYFKARPLPYALKDKVEKELERLEKEGQIQQVEFSDWAAPIVPVVKENGSIRICGDYKVTVNAVSKLDNYPIPKTEDLYATLGGGQEYTKLDLNQAYQQIELDEDSKRYVTLNTHKGLFRYNRLPYGVASSPGIFQRTLENVVQGIANVLVRVDDILITGKTREEHLNTLSEVLSRFKRIGIRLKKQKCVFMAEEVVYLGFKINKHGIYPVESKVEAIDKAPSPTNVTELKAYLGMLNYYNRFLANLSHLLKPLHVLLQKDTKWNWGKEQEKAFAESKQLLKSASVLVHFDPKKKLILACDASPYGLGAVLSHKMDDGSDKPIAYTSRTLTSAEKNYSVLEKESLAIIFGIKKFHQYLYGHPVTIITDHKPLIGLFREDKPIPTMAASRIQRWALTLAAYEYTIVYKEGSLNGNADGLSRLPLKTNIEKTPTPGDTILLMEHLATTPVDAKQIQKWTRKDTILSMVLRYILNGWPSKCPNEEIRPYHSRKNELSSQDGCILWGGRVIIPQPGREAMLNELHQGHPGITRMKSLARSYIWWPGMDNDLELTVVNCYSCQENRKLPAEAPLHPWEYPSHPWSRIHIDFAGPFMNKSFLIMVDAYSKWIDIHVMHSTTSEATIAKLEQTFATHGLCDLIISDNGAAFTSKEFADYVKSNGIEHRTSAPWHQASNGCAERAVQSFKEGMKKIKEGTVQEKLNRFLFNYRITPQTTTGLAPSELLMKRKLKSRLDLVFPNIEKRVQERQQKQKHYHDKKSVNRQINVGQGVFARNFAIGSKIKWIPGEVIKQSGPLSFHIKLQDGRVIRRHIDHIRVRNVDCTNNENEEKDDNDSDLFELEITIPISTPETEQPQIEKPSNMTEQMEPRYPKRIRKEPSHLKDFVLK from the exons ATGCCGACTTACGGGAAATTAGACTCTTTTGATGAATCCGAAGATTGGACACAATATGTAGAAC CACCAGCCAAACCAGGAACGAAATCATTGGCCGATTTAACAAAACTAGTGAAAGACCACCGAGATCCAGTACCATCAGAAATCATTCAGAGATTTAAATTTAACAGTAGAACAAGACACAGCGATGAGTCAGTGAGGACATTTATTGCAGCACTAAGAAGTCTGACAGAACACTGTAATTATGGCGACACGTTAAACGCGATGTTACGGGACAGGTTAGTCGTCGGGATAAAGAGTGACCGCATACAGAGGAGGCTGTTAGCAGAGCCGaatttaacatttgataaagCATTGGAAATTGCTACCGCTATGGAGACTGCAGAGAAGAATGCACAGGACATCCAAGCGAGTGGGACAAATGGAACATTTCAGAAACAAATCaataaagtttcaaaatcaTATACAAGAAACAACTCTGGAAATTCGAAACAAGGAGATTGTTACCGGTGTGGAGGAAATCACTTAGCCGCTGAATGCAGGTTTAAGGATGCAAAATGCCACAGCTGTAAAAAGAAAGGACATATCGCAAAGAAATGCCgtagcaaatctgacaatgggAATTTAAGTGAAAATCACAGAGAGTTTAAATCACGTTTTAAACCACGTGCTCATTTCATGGAGCAGGATGAAACTACcgaaagtgaaagtgaaaatgaaGTTTACTCAGTTTTTCATTTTGGAAATAAATCTAATGAGGCATATAAAGTGCAAATCAATGTGAATGAATGTGAAATAGCCATGGAAATAGATACCGGAGCGTCCGTTTCTATCATGAGCGAGGATACTTACAAGGAATACAAGTCGAAATTCAGAATCGAACCGTCAAGTGCTAAACTCCGAACATACATGGGAGAGCAGATTCCTGTAATAGGACGTGCAATCGTCAATGTCAACTACAAGAAGGAAAGTGCAAAATTACCATTACTGATAGTGAAGCGTAAAGGTCCGAATTTACTAGGCCGAGACTGGTTGAACAAACTCCAACTGGATTGGAAGGATATTTTCTCCGTCGTTGGAAGTGACAATCAATCGAGGGATTTAAATGTGATCTTGGAAGCAAATAAAGAGGTTTTCAAAGATGAACTTGGAACTGAAAAAGGCATGAAAGCAAAAATTTATGTCGATGAGAGTGCCGTACCAAAATATTTCAAGGCTCGACCTTTGCCGTATGCGTTGAAGGATAAAGTGGAGAAGGAACTTGAACGTCTTGAGAAGGAGGGTCAGATTCAGCAAGTGGAATTTTCCGACTGGGCCGCTCCGATAGTACCCGTAGTTAAAGAGAACGGATCTATTAGAATTTGTGGTGACTACAAGGTAACCGTTAATGCCGTTTCAAAGTTAGACAATTATCCGATTCCTAAAACAGAGGATTTATACGCAACGCTTGGAGGAGGACAAGAATATACAAAATTGGATTTAAACCAAGCATATCAACAAATTGAACTTGATGAGGACAGTAAAAGGTATGTGACTTTAAACACGCACAAGGGTTTATTCAGATACAATAGACTTCCTTATGGTGTAGCGTCCAGTCcaggtatttttcaaagaacACTTGAAAATGTTGTTCAAGGTATAGCCAATGTTTTGGTTCGAGTAGATGATATACTAATAACGGGTAAAACAAGGGAGGAACATCTAAATACTCTTTCTGAGGTTTTGTCTAGATTTAAGAGAATAGGAATTCGGTTGAAGAAACAAAAGTGTGTATTCATGGCCGAAGAAGTTGTTTATTTGggatttaaaataaacaaacacggAATCTACCCAGTGGAGAGTAAAGTTGAGGCGATCGATAAAGCACCAAGTCCGACAAACGTGACAGAACTGAAAGCTTATCTTGGAATGCTGAACTATTACAATAGATTCTTAGCGAATTTGTCTCACTTGTTAAAGCCGCTACATGTACTTCTACAGAAAGACACAAAATGGAATTGGGGAAAAGAACAGGAAAAAGCATTCGCAGAGTCAAAACAGCTGTTGAAATCCGCATCAGTACTTGTACATTTCGAtccgaaaaagaaattaatctTAGCATGTGATGCATCTCCGTATGGATTAGGCGCCGTACTTTCACATAAAATGGACGACGGCAGTGACAAACCAATAGCTTATACATCTCGAACACTTACTTCAGCAGAGAAGAATTATTCCGTTCTTGAGAAGGAGAGTCTGGCcataatatttggtatcaaGAAATTTCATCAATATTTGTATGGACACCCCGTTACAATCATAACCGATCACAAGCCGCTCATAGGTTTATTTCGAGAAGATAAACCTATACCTACAATGGCCGCATCTCGAATTCAAAGGTGGGCACTGACGTTAGCTGCATATGAGTATACGATTGTATACAAAGAAGGGAGTTTGAATGGTAATGCGGATGGACTAAGTAGACTACCGctgaaaacaaacattgaaaAGACACCAACGCCAGGTGATACTATATTATTAATGGAACATTTAGCCACTACGCCAGTTGATGctaaacaaattcaaaagtgGACACGCAAGGACACAATACTATCTATGGTGCTTAGATACATTTTGAATGGATGGCCGTCAAAATGTCCAAATGAAGAAATAAGACCGTATCATAGTAGGAAAAATGAACTCAGTAGTCAGGACGGATGCATATTGTGGGGAGGAAGAGTAATTATACCACAACCAGGACGTGAAGCCATGTTAAATGAATTACACCAAGGACATCCAGGGATTACTAGAATGAAAAGTCTAGCAAGAAGCTACATATGGTGGCCGGGAATGGACAATGACTTGGAATTGACTGTAGTTAATTGTTACAGTTGTCAGGAAAACCGCAAGTTACCAGCAGAAGCACCGTTACATCCGTGGGAATATCCGAGCCATCCGTGGTCAAGAATACACATAGACTTTGCAGGACCATTCATGAACAAATCATTTCTAATTATGGTTGATGCGTATTCAAAATGGATAGACATACACGTAATGCATTCTACAACATCCGAAGCTACGATTGCAAAACTTGAACAAACGTTTGCAACACATGGATTATGTGATCTCATTATTAGTGATAATGGAGCCGCATTTACTAGCAAGGAATTCGCCGATTATGTGAAATCAAATGGAATTGAACATCGTACTTCCGCGCCGTGGCATCAAGCTAGTAATGGTTGTGCTGAACGAGCAGTTCAGAGTTTCAAAGAAGGTATGAAGAAAATCAAAGAAGGAACTGTCCAGGAAAAGTTGAACCGTTTTCTTTTCAACTACCGTATAACGCCACAAACAACGACAGGATTGGCACCATCAGAATTGCTTATGAAAAGGAAACTCAAGTCGCGTCTAGATTTAGTTTTTCCAAATATCGAGAAGCGAGTTCAGGAgagacaacaaaaacaaaaacattatcaCGATAAAAAATCTGTGAACAGACAAATTAATGTAGGACAGGGAGTATTTGCCCGGAATTTCGCCATTGGTTCGAAGATTAAATGGATTCCGGGAGAAGTTATAAAACAATCAGGACCACtttcatttcatattaaatTGCAAGATGGACGTGTCATTCGGAGACATATTGACCACATCAGAGTACGAAACGTCGATTGCACAAACAacgaaaatgaagaaaaagatgACAATGACAGTGATTTGTTTGAGCTAGAAATAACTATACCGATAAGTACTCCTGAGACCGAACAACCGCAAATCGAGAAACCGTCAAACATGACTGAACAAATGGAACCACGCTATCCGAAGAGAATAAGAAAAGAACCATCGCATTTAAAGgattttgtgttaaaataa